From the Tripterygium wilfordii isolate XIE 37 chromosome 6, ASM1340144v1, whole genome shotgun sequence genome, one window contains:
- the LOC120000074 gene encoding histone-lysine N-methyltransferase EZA1 isoform X4 has product MSIFFPTQVMRPHTMTRNIISKISAGNQRMAEDQSIVGRRRIYYDQHGSEALVCSDSEEDLVEPEEAKHEFTEGEDRVLQMAFEDHGLDEQVLNIVSQFIGVTSTEIEERYSTLRKKFHEKHDLNLKDSGDSGCERSIMLDKSLSAALDSFDNLFCRRCLLFDCRLHGCSQTLMNPSEKQTYWSEYEDDRKPCSDQCYLQVRVVKNLSEGSFSSDWREKKVMALEDNGRVIMASDADKPKAAEETNCTQVAETVTPVSTSEDAAEASNSNLDETAEVIDTGEHVGKRKILRHANAAQDTSANAPKEFQDSSSKRQRKLLPLDVVTAASGAMPSLDHNSTGVVGKIELQMTGKSALSESTAHMSKESVDVNGAKDITEVHEPSSSSSPGGYLGGTAVGSEWKPIEKELYFKGVEMFGKNSCLIARNLLLGLKTCIEVSNYICSSGATAPHRSLAPSLSLEEYGKSETDNTEQEMPTRSRLLRRRGRTRKLKYSWKSAGHPSIWKRIADGKSQSCKQYSPCGCQSMCGKQCPCLHNGTCCEKYCGCSKSCKNRFRGCHCAKSQCRSRQCPCFAAGRECDPDVCRNCWVSCGDGSLGEPPRRGDGQCGNMQLLLRQQQRILLAKSDIAGWGAFLKNPVNKNDYLGEYTGELISHREADKRGKMYDRANSSFLFDLNDQYVLDAYRKGDKLKFANHSSNPNCYAKVMLVAGDHRVGIFAKEHIEASEELFYDYRYGPDQAPAWARKPEGSKRDDSSVSQGRAKKHQSH; this is encoded by the exons AtgagtattttttttcccacaCAAGTGATGCGGCCTCATACTATGACACGAAATATAATTTCCAAAATATCTGCAGG AAATCAGAGAATGGCCGAGGATCAATCTATCGTTGGTAGGAGACGCATTTATTATGATCAGCATGGTAGCGAGGCACTTGTTTGTAGTGACAGTGAAGAAGATCTTGTAGAGCCAGAAGAAGCAAAACACGAATTTACTGAGGGCGAAGATCGTGTTCTACA GATGGCTTTTGAGGACCATGGCCTCGATGAGCAAGTACTGAACATTGTGAGTCAGTTTATTGGAGTGACTAGTACAGAAATTGAG GAGCGTTACAGCACGCTTAGGAAAAAATTCCATGAGAAACATGACCTGAACTTGAAAGATTCTGGGGACTCTGGATGTGAAAGGAGCATAATGTTGGATAAGAGCCTTAGTGCTGCTTTAGACTCTTTTGATAACCTTTTTTGTCGTCGTTGTTTG TTATTTGACTGTCGACTGCATGGCTGTTCCCAAACTTTGATGAATCCT AGTGAAAAGCAGACGTATTGGTCTGAATACGAAGATGACAGAAAACCCTGCAGTGATCAGTGTTACCTTCAG GTAAGAGTTGTTAAAAACTTGTCAGAAGGTTCATTTAGCTCTGACTGGCGTGAGAAGAAAGTTATGGCTTTAGAAGATAATGGGAGGGTGATTATGGCCAGTGATGCTGACAAGCCAAAAGCTGCTGAAGAGACCAACTGCACACAAGTTGCAGAAACAGTGACACCTGTTAGTACTTCCGAAGATGCTGCTGAAGCTTCTAATAGTAATTTGGATGAAACTGCAGAGGTAATAGACACTGGAGAACATGTGGGAAAGCGAAAAATCTTACGACATGCTAATGCTGCACAAGATACTTCAGCAAATGCTCCAAAGGAATTTCAGGATTCTTCGAGTAAAAGACAGAGGAAACTATTGCCTTTGGATGTAGTTACTGCAGCTAGTGGAGCTATGCCAAGTTTGGATCACAATTCCACTGGTGTTGTCGGAAAAATTGAACTTCAGATGACTGGAAAAAGCGCTCTAAGTGAATCTACTGCACACATGTCGAAGGAGAGCGTGGATGTTAATGGAGCCAAAGACATTACAGAAGTTCATGAACcaagctcttcttcttctccaggaGGATATCTTGGAGGGACTGCAGTTGGTTCTGAGTGGAAACCTATTGAGAAAGAATTATACTTCAAGGGAGTGGAGATGTTCGGGAAAAACAG TTGCCTTATAGCCAGGAATTTGCTCTTGGGCTTGAAGACTTGCATAGAAGTATCAAACTACATATGTAGCAGTGGAGCTACAGCACCTCATAGATCTCTTGCACCAAGTTTGTCTCTGGAAGAATATGGGAAGAGTGAAACAGACAATACG GAGCAAGAGATGCCAACAAGGTCACGTTTACTTCGTAGAAGGGGCAGAACACGAAAGCTTAAATATTCCTGGAAGTCTGCAGGCCATCCATCAATTTGGAAAAGAATTGCTGATGGGAAAAGCCAGTCATGTAAGCAGTACTCCCCATGTGGATGCCAGTCTATGTGTGGAAAGCAATGCCCTTGTCTACATAATGGAacatgctgtgaaaaatattgtGG GTGCTCAAAGAGCTGTAAAAACCGATTTCGGGGATGCCACTGTGCAAAGAGTCAATGCAGAAGCAGACAATGTCCATGTTTTGCTGCTGGACGTGAATGTGACCCGGATGTTTGTCGAAACTGCTGGGTTAG TTGTGGAGATGGTTCATTAGGTGAGCCACCAAGGCGAGGAGATGGCCAATGTGGCAACATGCAGCTTCTTCTTAGGCAGCAGCAGAGG ATCCTCTTGGCAAAGTCCGACATTGCTGGATGGGGAGCCTTTCTAAAG AATCCAGTCAACAAAAATGATTATCTTGGAGAGTACACTGGTGAACTGATTTCTCACAGAGAAGCAGATAAGCGTGGAAAAATGTATGATCGTGCAAATTCGTCATTCCTTTTTGACTTGAATGATCAG TATGTTCTTGATGCTTATCGTAAAGGAGACAAGCTGAAATTTGCAAACCACTCGTCCAACCCTAACTGCTATGCCAAG GTAATGCTTGTGGCTGGAGATCATCGAGTTGGGATTTTTGCCAAGGAGCATATTGAAGCCAGTGAAGAGCTGTTCTACGACTATCGCTATGGTCCTGATCAAGCCCCTGCATGGGCCCGGAAACCCGAGGGTTCCAAGAGAGATGATTCGTCAGTGTCCCAAGGTAGAGCAAAGAAGCACCAATCGCATTGA